From a single Drosophila sulfurigaster albostrigata strain 15112-1811.04 chromosome 3, ASM2355843v2, whole genome shotgun sequence genomic region:
- the LOC133841050 gene encoding proton-coupled amino acid transporter-like protein CG1139 isoform X2 produces MTVIAINGANTIPDNGTKIPTVVTVYDSEKKNGSRNNANIGQPKFIRSDMADVPVQQAAGSTLPLVLTRKKGGDDGEDGTYNPFEHRKVVHPTSDMETFVHLLKGSLGSGILAMPMAFANAGLWFGLIATFAVGALCTYCVHILVKCAHILCRRRKIPMMGFADVAEQAFLDGPPALNRWSRFIRFMVNTFLVFDLLGCCCIYLVFVATNLQQVVDVYLETQLSVRLWIVIVSAPLVFMCLVRNLKFLTPFSMIANILMFVGIVITFVYMFSDLPAPAEREGIVKPTQWPLFFGTVIFALEGIGVVMSLENDMKNPTHFIGCPSVLNFGMGLVIGLYTLVGFFGYLKYGSETEASITLNLPKEDKLAQSVKLMIAIAIFFTFTLQFYVPVSILWKGIESKISAARQNISEYALRVSLVVLCCAIAVALPNLGPFISLIGAVCLSTLGMIVPSIIELAVYYEEPGYGTFKWRLWKNSGLILFGIVGFVTGTYVSIREFQAEFAGGHEK; encoded by the exons AAAATTCCGACGGTTGTGACGGTCTACGATAGCGAGAAGAAAAACGGCAGCAGGAATAATGCGAACATTGGGCAACCCAA ATTCATACGCTCCGATATGGCCGATGTGCCTGTCCAGCAGGCGGCTGGCTCGACTCTTCCCCTGGTGCTGACCCGTAAAAAAGGCGGCGACGATGGCGAGGATGGCACCTACAATCCCTTCGAGCATCGCAAAGTGGTGCATCCAACTTC CGATATGGAAACATTTGTGCATCTGCTCAAAGGTTCGCTGGGCTCCGGCATTCTGGCCATGCCCATGGCCTTTGCCAATGCCGGTCTTTGGTTCGGTTTGATTGCCACCTTCGCCGTCGGCGCTCTCTGCACTTATTGTGTCCACATCTTGGTGAAGTGTGCGCATATTCTGTGCCGTCGCCGCAAGATTCCCATGATGGGATTCGCCGATGTCGCTGAACAGGCTTTCCTCGATGGTCCGCCGGCATTGAATCGCTGGTCCCGCTTTATACGCTTCATGGTGAATACGTTTCTGGTGTTCGATCTGctcggttgctgttgcatctATCTGGTGTTTGTGGCCACCAATCTGCAGCAAGTTGTCGATGTCTATTTGGAGACACAATTGAGCGTTCGCCTGTGGATTGTCATTGTCTCAGCTCCGCTGGTCTTCATGTGTCTGGTGCGCAATCTCAAGTTTCTGACACCCTTCTCGATGATTGCCAACATTCTGATGTTTGTCGGCATCGTCATCACGTTTGTCTACATGTTCTCCGATCTGCCAGCGCCCGCTGAACGCGAAGGCATTGTGAAGCCAACGCAATGGCCGCTCTTCTTCGGCACCGTCATCTTTGCTCTGGAAGGCATCGGTGTAGTTATGTCCCTGGAGAACGACATGAAGAACCCCACTCACTTCATTGGTTGCCCATCGGTGCTCAACTTCGGCATGGGTCTGGTCATTGGACTGTACACGCTCGTTGGATTCTTTGGCTATCTGAAGTACGGCAGCGAAACCGAGGCCAGCATTACGCTGAATCTGCCAAAGGAAGACAA ATTGGCTCAATCTGTCAAGCTGATGATTGCCATTGCCATATTCTTTACCTTCACGCTGCAGTTCTATGTGCCCGTCAGCATTCTGTGGAAGGGCATTGAGAGCAAGATTTCCGCTGCACGCCAAAACATCAGCGAGTACGCACTTCGTGTTTCACTTGTG GTGCTTTGCTGTGCCATCGCTGTTGCGCTGCCCAATTTGGGTCCATTCATCTCCCTCATTGGCGCCGTTTGCCTCAGCACTCTGGGCATGATTGTGCCCTCGATAATTGAGCTGGCTGTGTATTATGAGGAGCCTGGCTATGGCACCTTCAAGTGGCGACTGTGGAAGAACTCGGGCCTGATACTATTCGGAATTGTGGGCTTCGTGACGGGCACATATGTGAGCATACGCGAGTTCCAGGCTGAGTTCGCTGGTGGACATGAGAAGTGA
- the LOC133841050 gene encoding proton-coupled amino acid transporter-like protein CG1139 isoform X1 produces MSFHKSDSRTPLAPAEYTKIPTVVTVYDSEKKNGSRNNANIGQPKFIRSDMADVPVQQAAGSTLPLVLTRKKGGDDGEDGTYNPFEHRKVVHPTSDMETFVHLLKGSLGSGILAMPMAFANAGLWFGLIATFAVGALCTYCVHILVKCAHILCRRRKIPMMGFADVAEQAFLDGPPALNRWSRFIRFMVNTFLVFDLLGCCCIYLVFVATNLQQVVDVYLETQLSVRLWIVIVSAPLVFMCLVRNLKFLTPFSMIANILMFVGIVITFVYMFSDLPAPAEREGIVKPTQWPLFFGTVIFALEGIGVVMSLENDMKNPTHFIGCPSVLNFGMGLVIGLYTLVGFFGYLKYGSETEASITLNLPKEDKLAQSVKLMIAIAIFFTFTLQFYVPVSILWKGIESKISAARQNISEYALRVSLVVLCCAIAVALPNLGPFISLIGAVCLSTLGMIVPSIIELAVYYEEPGYGTFKWRLWKNSGLILFGIVGFVTGTYVSIREFQAEFAGGHEK; encoded by the exons AAAATTCCGACGGTTGTGACGGTCTACGATAGCGAGAAGAAAAACGGCAGCAGGAATAATGCGAACATTGGGCAACCCAA ATTCATACGCTCCGATATGGCCGATGTGCCTGTCCAGCAGGCGGCTGGCTCGACTCTTCCCCTGGTGCTGACCCGTAAAAAAGGCGGCGACGATGGCGAGGATGGCACCTACAATCCCTTCGAGCATCGCAAAGTGGTGCATCCAACTTC CGATATGGAAACATTTGTGCATCTGCTCAAAGGTTCGCTGGGCTCCGGCATTCTGGCCATGCCCATGGCCTTTGCCAATGCCGGTCTTTGGTTCGGTTTGATTGCCACCTTCGCCGTCGGCGCTCTCTGCACTTATTGTGTCCACATCTTGGTGAAGTGTGCGCATATTCTGTGCCGTCGCCGCAAGATTCCCATGATGGGATTCGCCGATGTCGCTGAACAGGCTTTCCTCGATGGTCCGCCGGCATTGAATCGCTGGTCCCGCTTTATACGCTTCATGGTGAATACGTTTCTGGTGTTCGATCTGctcggttgctgttgcatctATCTGGTGTTTGTGGCCACCAATCTGCAGCAAGTTGTCGATGTCTATTTGGAGACACAATTGAGCGTTCGCCTGTGGATTGTCATTGTCTCAGCTCCGCTGGTCTTCATGTGTCTGGTGCGCAATCTCAAGTTTCTGACACCCTTCTCGATGATTGCCAACATTCTGATGTTTGTCGGCATCGTCATCACGTTTGTCTACATGTTCTCCGATCTGCCAGCGCCCGCTGAACGCGAAGGCATTGTGAAGCCAACGCAATGGCCGCTCTTCTTCGGCACCGTCATCTTTGCTCTGGAAGGCATCGGTGTAGTTATGTCCCTGGAGAACGACATGAAGAACCCCACTCACTTCATTGGTTGCCCATCGGTGCTCAACTTCGGCATGGGTCTGGTCATTGGACTGTACACGCTCGTTGGATTCTTTGGCTATCTGAAGTACGGCAGCGAAACCGAGGCCAGCATTACGCTGAATCTGCCAAAGGAAGACAA ATTGGCTCAATCTGTCAAGCTGATGATTGCCATTGCCATATTCTTTACCTTCACGCTGCAGTTCTATGTGCCCGTCAGCATTCTGTGGAAGGGCATTGAGAGCAAGATTTCCGCTGCACGCCAAAACATCAGCGAGTACGCACTTCGTGTTTCACTTGTG GTGCTTTGCTGTGCCATCGCTGTTGCGCTGCCCAATTTGGGTCCATTCATCTCCCTCATTGGCGCCGTTTGCCTCAGCACTCTGGGCATGATTGTGCCCTCGATAATTGAGCTGGCTGTGTATTATGAGGAGCCTGGCTATGGCACCTTCAAGTGGCGACTGTGGAAGAACTCGGGCCTGATACTATTCGGAATTGTGGGCTTCGTGACGGGCACATATGTGAGCATACGCGAGTTCCAGGCTGAGTTCGCTGGTGGACATGAGAAGTGA
- the LOC133841050 gene encoding proton-coupled amino acid transporter-like protein CG1139 isoform X3: protein MSLKRGGPPPAPSSGSAVMTTSLSASSLDQQKIPTVVTVYDSEKKNGSRNNANIGQPKFIRSDMADVPVQQAAGSTLPLVLTRKKGGDDGEDGTYNPFEHRKVVHPTSDMETFVHLLKGSLGSGILAMPMAFANAGLWFGLIATFAVGALCTYCVHILVKCAHILCRRRKIPMMGFADVAEQAFLDGPPALNRWSRFIRFMVNTFLVFDLLGCCCIYLVFVATNLQQVVDVYLETQLSVRLWIVIVSAPLVFMCLVRNLKFLTPFSMIANILMFVGIVITFVYMFSDLPAPAEREGIVKPTQWPLFFGTVIFALEGIGVVMSLENDMKNPTHFIGCPSVLNFGMGLVIGLYTLVGFFGYLKYGSETEASITLNLPKEDKLAQSVKLMIAIAIFFTFTLQFYVPVSILWKGIESKISAARQNISEYALRVSLVVLCCAIAVALPNLGPFISLIGAVCLSTLGMIVPSIIELAVYYEEPGYGTFKWRLWKNSGLILFGIVGFVTGTYVSIREFQAEFAGGHEK, encoded by the exons ATGTCGCTGAAACGAGGCGGACCACCGCCGGCGCCATCGAGCGGTTCCGCTGTGATGACAACGTCATTGAGTGCGTCTAGTTTGGATCAGCAG AAAATTCCGACGGTTGTGACGGTCTACGATAGCGAGAAGAAAAACGGCAGCAGGAATAATGCGAACATTGGGCAACCCAA ATTCATACGCTCCGATATGGCCGATGTGCCTGTCCAGCAGGCGGCTGGCTCGACTCTTCCCCTGGTGCTGACCCGTAAAAAAGGCGGCGACGATGGCGAGGATGGCACCTACAATCCCTTCGAGCATCGCAAAGTGGTGCATCCAACTTC CGATATGGAAACATTTGTGCATCTGCTCAAAGGTTCGCTGGGCTCCGGCATTCTGGCCATGCCCATGGCCTTTGCCAATGCCGGTCTTTGGTTCGGTTTGATTGCCACCTTCGCCGTCGGCGCTCTCTGCACTTATTGTGTCCACATCTTGGTGAAGTGTGCGCATATTCTGTGCCGTCGCCGCAAGATTCCCATGATGGGATTCGCCGATGTCGCTGAACAGGCTTTCCTCGATGGTCCGCCGGCATTGAATCGCTGGTCCCGCTTTATACGCTTCATGGTGAATACGTTTCTGGTGTTCGATCTGctcggttgctgttgcatctATCTGGTGTTTGTGGCCACCAATCTGCAGCAAGTTGTCGATGTCTATTTGGAGACACAATTGAGCGTTCGCCTGTGGATTGTCATTGTCTCAGCTCCGCTGGTCTTCATGTGTCTGGTGCGCAATCTCAAGTTTCTGACACCCTTCTCGATGATTGCCAACATTCTGATGTTTGTCGGCATCGTCATCACGTTTGTCTACATGTTCTCCGATCTGCCAGCGCCCGCTGAACGCGAAGGCATTGTGAAGCCAACGCAATGGCCGCTCTTCTTCGGCACCGTCATCTTTGCTCTGGAAGGCATCGGTGTAGTTATGTCCCTGGAGAACGACATGAAGAACCCCACTCACTTCATTGGTTGCCCATCGGTGCTCAACTTCGGCATGGGTCTGGTCATTGGACTGTACACGCTCGTTGGATTCTTTGGCTATCTGAAGTACGGCAGCGAAACCGAGGCCAGCATTACGCTGAATCTGCCAAAGGAAGACAA ATTGGCTCAATCTGTCAAGCTGATGATTGCCATTGCCATATTCTTTACCTTCACGCTGCAGTTCTATGTGCCCGTCAGCATTCTGTGGAAGGGCATTGAGAGCAAGATTTCCGCTGCACGCCAAAACATCAGCGAGTACGCACTTCGTGTTTCACTTGTG GTGCTTTGCTGTGCCATCGCTGTTGCGCTGCCCAATTTGGGTCCATTCATCTCCCTCATTGGCGCCGTTTGCCTCAGCACTCTGGGCATGATTGTGCCCTCGATAATTGAGCTGGCTGTGTATTATGAGGAGCCTGGCTATGGCACCTTCAAGTGGCGACTGTGGAAGAACTCGGGCCTGATACTATTCGGAATTGTGGGCTTCGTGACGGGCACATATGTGAGCATACGCGAGTTCCAGGCTGAGTTCGCTGGTGGACATGAGAAGTGA